In one window of Janthinobacterium sp. 1_2014MBL_MicDiv DNA:
- the msbA gene encoding lipid A export permease/ATP-binding protein MsbA: MQQSRLLFFRLASQFRRYGAIVAGTLLAVGVASATDVLLIRQLQNVVDAMRDTASAQVAPVSGVMGMLQGWVDRFLPAQAGQVDIWVIPATILGLAVLRMVSSFAGDYGSVWLSSRVQADLREKMFATIMRLPSRFFDTTTTSLTQSRVAFDASQVSQAGLNVLNVMVRDSVATIGYLILLFSIDVKLALFCMASMPIVALVVTLAGRRMRHLSKSSQQAVGELTSVLDESIGGQRVVKIFGGQDYEQARFVDVVKRNRQLAVKHAATSAMNSGFIMMLVGITLSSVIYFAMLRAQSGAITPGAFVAFMGALMAMQSPIKNLTKINEPLQRGLAAAESVFSLIDTPLEPDPGAIAPATVQGNLSLRNVDFRYNSDDPDAPTALSNISLDIRAGETVALVGGSGGGKTTLLGLLPRFYDVSGGQILLDGVDLRDYALLALRRQFALVSQDVILFNDTMAANIAYGDPAPDQDRIEASARAAYAHDFIMQLPQGYATQAGQNGSRLSGGQRQRLAIARALYKDAPILLLDEATSALDTESERSVQAALEVLMRNRTTIVIAHRLSTIESADRIVVMQGGRLVESGSHAALLQQGGAYARLHASQLSPVKDGVA; the protein is encoded by the coding sequence ATGCAGCAAAGTCGCCTCCTGTTTTTCCGCCTGGCCAGCCAGTTCCGCCGCTATGGCGCCATCGTAGCCGGCACCCTGCTGGCCGTGGGCGTGGCGTCCGCCACCGATGTGTTATTGATCCGGCAATTGCAAAACGTCGTCGACGCCATGCGCGACACGGCCAGCGCACAGGTGGCGCCCGTGTCCGGCGTGATGGGCATGTTGCAGGGCTGGGTCGACCGCTTCCTGCCGGCACAGGCGGGGCAGGTGGATATCTGGGTGATACCCGCCACCATCCTGGGCCTGGCCGTGCTGCGCATGGTGTCGAGCTTTGCCGGCGATTATGGTTCCGTATGGCTATCGAGCCGGGTGCAGGCCGACCTGCGCGAAAAGATGTTCGCCACCATCATGCGCCTGCCCAGCCGCTTTTTCGACACCACCACCACCAGCCTGACGCAGTCGCGCGTGGCCTTCGACGCCAGCCAGGTGTCGCAGGCGGGCTTGAATGTGCTCAACGTGATGGTGCGCGATTCCGTCGCCACCATCGGCTACCTGATCTTGCTGTTCAGCATAGACGTCAAGCTGGCCCTGTTCTGCATGGCGTCGATGCCCATCGTGGCCCTGGTGGTGACCCTGGCGGGACGGCGCATGCGCCACCTGAGCAAGAGTTCGCAGCAAGCCGTGGGCGAGCTGACTTCCGTGCTCGACGAAAGCATCGGCGGCCAGCGCGTCGTGAAAATATTCGGCGGGCAGGATTATGAGCAGGCGCGCTTCGTCGACGTGGTCAAGCGCAACCGCCAGCTGGCCGTCAAGCACGCGGCCACCTCGGCCATGAATTCCGGCTTCATCATGATGCTGGTCGGCATTACCCTGTCCTCCGTGATTTATTTCGCCATGCTGCGCGCGCAAAGCGGCGCCATCACGCCGGGCGCCTTCGTCGCCTTCATGGGCGCGCTGATGGCGATGCAGTCGCCGATCAAGAACTTGACCAAGATCAATGAGCCGCTGCAGCGTGGCCTGGCGGCGGCCGAATCCGTGTTCAGCCTGATCGACACGCCGCTGGAACCGGACCCGGGCGCCATCGCGCCGGCCACGGTGCAGGGCAACCTGTCGCTGCGGAACGTGGATTTCCGCTACAACAGCGATGATCCCGATGCGCCCACGGCCCTGAGCAATATCTCGCTCGACATCCGCGCCGGCGAAACGGTGGCCCTGGTGGGCGGCTCGGGCGGCGGCAAGACTACCTTGCTGGGCCTGCTGCCGCGCTTCTATGACGTCAGCGGCGGCCAGATCCTGCTCGACGGCGTCGACTTGCGCGACTACGCCTTGCTGGCCCTGCGGCGCCAGTTCGCCCTCGTCAGCCAGGACGTGATCCTGTTCAATGACACGATGGCGGCGAATATCGCCTATGGCGACCCGGCGCCGGACCAGGACAGGATCGAAGCGTCGGCGCGCGCCGCCTATGCGCACGACTTCATCATGCAGCTGCCGCAAGGCTACGCCACGCAGGCGGGCCAGAACGGTTCGCGCCTGTCGGGCGGACAGCGCCAGCGCCTGGCGATCGCGCGCGCGCTGTACAAGGATGCGCCCATCCTGCTGCTCGACGAGGCCACCAGCGCGCTGGACACGGAGTCGGAACGTTCGGTGCAGGCGGCGCTGGAAGTGCTGATGCGCAACCGCACCACCATCGTCATCGCCCACCGATTGTCGACCATCGAAAGCGCCGACCGCATCGTCGTCATGCAGGGCGGGCGGCTGGTGGAATCGGGCAGTCATGCGGCCTTGCTGCAGCAGGGCGGCGCGTATGCGCGCCTGCATGCGAGCCAGTTGTCGCCCGTCAAGGACGGCGTGGCTTGA
- a CDS encoding Dyp-type peroxidase, with product MAIPQSMLSIVARDEVHLQFTLKAGVAMGSLFKALGALWDAGTTGIGDPTLNRHHQLTGGTANIVLGFKPELWRAASAAGLPDNLHSFADDLVGINGMRAPATQHDLWVWITQSNAATLYDSMRAAVTLLGPYADLASEQVCFPYHNNVTFDGFADGVANPNPFRANGVAIIADGDQGAGGSTVLLQKWRMDVERLRALPVHAAEQVWGRTKAGSHELSPQPEDSHVGRNQFRRNGEEVDIVRRNANYGNATEAGIMFVGFCKDITVTMGMLRQMYGVGDDGVARTDRLLDFSTALSSAIYFVPGIDALLKMGVSPADPG from the coding sequence ATGGCTATTCCACAGAGCATGTTGTCCATCGTCGCGCGCGACGAAGTGCATTTGCAGTTCACGCTGAAGGCGGGCGTCGCCATGGGATCCTTGTTCAAGGCCCTGGGCGCCTTGTGGGACGCGGGCACGACGGGCATCGGCGACCCCACCCTCAACCGCCATCACCAATTGACGGGCGGCACGGCCAATATCGTGCTGGGATTCAAGCCCGAGCTGTGGCGCGCCGCGTCCGCGGCCGGCCTGCCGGACAATCTGCACTCGTTTGCCGACGATCTCGTCGGCATCAACGGCATGCGCGCGCCCGCCACCCAGCACGACCTGTGGGTGTGGATCACGCAATCGAACGCGGCCACCCTGTATGACAGCATGCGCGCGGCCGTGACATTGCTCGGTCCTTACGCCGACCTGGCCAGCGAGCAGGTGTGTTTCCCGTACCATAACAATGTGACGTTCGACGGCTTTGCCGACGGCGTCGCCAATCCGAATCCGTTTCGCGCCAATGGCGTGGCCATCATTGCCGACGGCGACCAGGGGGCGGGCGGTTCCACCGTGCTGCTCCAGAAATGGCGGATGGACGTGGAGCGCCTGCGCGCCTTGCCCGTGCACGCGGCCGAGCAGGTGTGGGGCCGCACCAAGGCCGGCAGCCACGAATTGTCGCCGCAGCCCGAGGATAGCCATGTGGGGCGCAACCAGTTCCGGCGCAACGGCGAGGAAGTCGATATCGTGCGCCGCAATGCCAATTACGGCAATGCCACGGAAGCGGGCATCATGTTTGTCGGTTTTTGCAAGGACATCACGGTGACCATGGGCATGTTGCGGCAAATGTATGGCGTCGGCGACGACGGCGTCGCCAGGACGGACCGGCTGCTCGATTTTTCCACGGCGCTGTCGTCGGCCATCTATTTCGTGCCCGGCATCGACGCCCTGTTGAAGATGGGTGTTTCGCCTGCGGATCCCGGTTAA
- a CDS encoding aminotransferase-like domain-containing protein yields the protein MKLYEKLVGDIEQLVAKGVLLPGERIPSVRQTSQQHKLSITTVLRAYVKLESMGVIESRPQSGYFVRQRASDAATPAMCMQASHPSPVPAEVHVSRLVLSTLRSIGLNDAIPLGSPYPDPSLFPWERINQYAGSVARRNRAWSVTDDLPPGNPQLIREIARRYLENGLAVDPDEIIVTVGATEAINLCLQAVARPGDTIAVESPTFYAMLMAVERLGMKVVEVSTDPYEGISIEALADIMAQQPIAAVMVMPNFQNPLGFQMSDQRKLALYQLLEQHDVPAIENGVYNELYFGDAHPSSLKSFDRKGLVLHCASFSKSLSAAHRVGWALAGRYRGKVEELKFLNTLTTSSFPQLAIAEYLQNDGYEQHLRRVRKAYAQQARIMAAAVQRFFPAGTKISHPQGGYVLWVELPGNVDSMQLYRRALECRITVGPGRMFSVSHAYKHCIRLNYSYPWSVGVEQAIILLGKLITEFL from the coding sequence ATGAAACTGTATGAAAAGCTCGTTGGCGACATCGAACAACTGGTGGCCAAGGGCGTGCTGCTGCCCGGCGAACGCATTCCCTCGGTGCGCCAGACCAGCCAGCAGCACAAGCTGAGCATCACCACCGTGCTGCGCGCCTACGTCAAGCTGGAGAGCATGGGCGTGATTGAAAGCCGGCCCCAGTCCGGCTACTTCGTGCGCCAGCGCGCCAGCGACGCGGCCACGCCGGCCATGTGCATGCAGGCGTCGCATCCGAGCCCCGTGCCGGCCGAAGTGCACGTCAGCCGCCTGGTGCTGTCGACGCTGCGCTCGATCGGCCTGAACGACGCCATCCCGCTCGGTTCGCCCTACCCCGACCCGTCGCTGTTTCCCTGGGAACGCATCAACCAGTATGCGGGCAGCGTGGCGCGCCGCAACCGCGCCTGGAGCGTGACGGACGACCTGCCGCCGGGCAACCCGCAACTGATACGCGAAATCGCCCGCCGCTACCTGGAAAACGGCCTGGCCGTCGATCCGGATGAAATCATCGTCACCGTGGGCGCCACGGAAGCGATCAACCTGTGCCTGCAAGCCGTGGCCAGGCCGGGCGACACCATCGCCGTCGAATCGCCCACCTTCTATGCCATGCTGATGGCCGTCGAACGGCTGGGCATGAAGGTGGTGGAAGTGTCCACCGACCCGTATGAAGGCATCAGCATCGAGGCGCTGGCCGACATCATGGCCCAGCAGCCGATCGCCGCCGTCATGGTGATGCCGAACTTCCAGAACCCGCTCGGCTTCCAGATGTCCGACCAGCGCAAGCTGGCCCTGTACCAGCTGCTGGAGCAGCACGACGTGCCCGCCATCGAGAACGGCGTCTACAACGAACTGTACTTCGGCGACGCCCATCCCTCGTCGCTGAAATCGTTCGACCGCAAGGGCCTGGTGCTGCACTGCGCCTCGTTTTCCAAGAGCCTGAGCGCGGCGCACCGCGTGGGCTGGGCGCTGGCCGGACGCTACCGCGGCAAGGTCGAGGAGCTGAAATTCCTCAACACGCTGACCACCTCGTCGTTTCCGCAGCTGGCCATCGCCGAATACCTGCAAAACGATGGCTATGAACAGCACCTGCGCCGCGTGCGCAAGGCCTATGCCCAGCAGGCGCGCATCATGGCGGCCGCCGTGCAGCGCTTCTTTCCTGCCGGTACCAAGATCTCGCACCCGCAGGGCGGCTACGTGCTGTGGGTGGAATTGCCCGGTAATGTGGATTCCATGCAACTGTACCGGCGCGCGCTGGAATGCCGGATCACGGTGGGGCCGGGCCGCATGTTTTCCGTCAGTCATGCCTACAAGCATTGCATCCGCCTCAATTACAGCTATCCGTGGAGCGTGGGCGTCGAGCAAGCGATCATCCTGCTGGGCAAGCTCATCACCGAATTCCTGTAG
- the moaA gene encoding GTP 3',8-cyclase MoaA → MPLAADEFAAGPVHAPFEPCVDMLGRPLTDLRISVIDQCNFRCTYCMPAELYPSDYPFLPSSERLSFAQIETMARAFVRLGVDKIRITGGEPLLRKNLEQLIERLARLATPDGRAVTVALTTNGSLLAAKARALKDAGLARVTVSLDSLDNGIFQRMNGVDFPVEKVLHGIEVAQAVGLNPVKVNMVVQKGVNDSQILQLARHFRHTGVVLRLIEFMDVGGIGAWSRTHVVTSDEARALIEAEFPLLAQADGKPVSHETASRFHYRDGGGEVGFISSVSQPFCGDCSRVRVSSDGKMFLCLFAHDGVDLRPQLDSAPGLEAVLRQHWQRRGDRYSEVRGALAQLGERKQYRTVRMSLVGG, encoded by the coding sequence ATGCCGCTGGCCGCCGACGAGTTTGCCGCAGGGCCGGTCCATGCACCGTTTGAACCGTGCGTCGACATGCTGGGCCGCCCATTGACGGACTTGCGCATTTCCGTGATCGACCAGTGCAATTTTCGCTGCACCTATTGCATGCCGGCCGAGCTGTATCCCAGCGACTATCCCTTCCTGCCATCAAGCGAACGCCTGTCCTTCGCACAGATCGAGACCATGGCGCGCGCCTTCGTGCGCCTCGGCGTGGACAAGATCCGTATCACGGGCGGCGAGCCGTTGCTGCGCAAGAACCTCGAGCAGCTGATCGAACGCCTGGCGCGCCTGGCCACGCCGGATGGCCGCGCCGTGACGGTGGCGCTGACGACGAATGGCAGCTTGCTGGCGGCCAAGGCGCGCGCGCTGAAGGATGCGGGCCTGGCGCGCGTCACGGTCAGCCTCGATAGCCTGGACAATGGCATTTTCCAGCGCATGAACGGCGTCGATTTTCCCGTCGAGAAAGTGTTGCACGGTATTGAGGTAGCGCAGGCCGTGGGCCTGAACCCCGTGAAGGTCAACATGGTCGTGCAAAAAGGCGTCAACGACAGCCAGATCCTGCAGCTGGCGCGCCATTTCCGCCATACGGGCGTGGTGCTGCGCCTGATCGAATTCATGGATGTGGGCGGCATCGGTGCCTGGTCGCGCACGCATGTCGTCACTTCGGACGAGGCGCGCGCGCTGATCGAAGCCGAGTTCCCGCTGCTCGCGCAGGCGGATGGCAAACCCGTGTCGCACGAGACGGCCAGCCGCTTTCACTACCGCGACGGCGGCGGCGAAGTGGGTTTCATTTCCAGCGTGTCGCAGCCGTTCTGCGGCGATTGCAGCAGGGTGCGCGTATCGTCGGACGGCAAGATGTTCCTGTGCCTGTTCGCCCACGATGGCGTCGACCTGCGGCCCCAGCTTGACTCCGCACCAGGGCTGGAAGCCGTGCTGCGCCAGCACTGGCAGCGCCGCGGCGACCGCTATTCGGAAGTGCGCGGCGCCCTGGCCCAGCTCGGCGAGCGCAAGCAGTATCGCACCGTGCGCATGTCGCTGGTGGGCGGCTGA
- a CDS encoding helix-turn-helix domain-containing protein: MQQENAGIDEALVALLALLWQARQDAPEKPWSLAKLAKRAGVQMSTLLRQLNALSSAGLAVVATAENGGGSALLSAAGAELCASIFAAPPAP, from the coding sequence ATGCAACAGGAAAATGCGGGAATCGACGAGGCGCTGGTGGCGTTGCTGGCGCTGTTGTGGCAAGCGCGCCAGGACGCGCCGGAAAAGCCGTGGTCGCTGGCCAAGCTGGCCAAGCGGGCGGGAGTACAGATGAGCACATTGTTGCGCCAGCTCAATGCACTGTCCAGCGCGGGACTGGCGGTCGTGGCCACGGCCGAGAATGGCGGCGGCAGCGCGTTGCTCAGCGCGGCGGGGGCCGAGCTGTGCGCCAGCATATTTGCCGCGCCGCCCGCGCCATAG
- a CDS encoding FdhF/YdeP family oxidoreductase has protein sequence MSKPKSDARIAPYTHAAAGWGALKYVAINLFKEKVSAGNYRSLFEQNQPDGFDCPGCAWPDREHASTFEFCENGVKAVAAESTSKRVRPEFFQEHTVTQLMEQSDYALEQHGRLTDPMVYDAASDKYQAIAWDDAFALVAHHLHALDDPNQAAFYTSGRASNEAAFLYQLFVRAYGTNNFPDCSNLCHEATSRGLPETVGIGKGTVLLDDFEHADTLLLFGQNPATNHPRMLGELREASRRGAVIVSINPLHERGLERFTSPQHPLEMLTGGSTNICSLFICPTLGGDFALIKAMAKRVIELDDAAVAHGQERVLDCAFIAEHTSGFDAFAADLRAESWDLLLAESGVARDKIEELTQIYVKGKAVIATWGMGVTQHKNSLATVQILSNLMMMRGNIGKRGAGLCPVRGHSNVQGNRTMGIEEQPTKEFLDRLGLVFNFEPPRHHGYDAVGTIEAMLEKKVKVFVALGGNFSMATPDTPRTWDALRSCDLTVHIATKLNRSHLVHGKDALILPTLGRTEIDVQAGVAQGVTVEDSMSMVHISFGMNQPASPNLRSEIAIVAGMAQATLGSAKIDWLRYSGNYALLRDSIEQVFDDFFDYNLRVAKPGGFHLEIASRERVWKTASGKAQFLVNAVEQDTPIHRARQQYGERLMVLMTTRSHDQYNTTIYAMDDRYRGVFGQRRVVFINKDDLAMLGFAAGDWVDLIGVWHDGIARRADRFLLVEYDIPRGCIGAYYPETNPLVPLDSVGHGSRTPTFKSIPVLLAPSAAIS, from the coding sequence ATGAGCAAGCCAAAGTCCGACGCGCGCATCGCGCCCTATACCCATGCCGCGGCCGGCTGGGGTGCCCTCAAGTACGTGGCCATCAACCTGTTCAAGGAAAAAGTCAGCGCGGGCAACTACCGCTCGCTGTTCGAGCAAAACCAGCCCGATGGTTTCGACTGTCCCGGCTGCGCCTGGCCCGACCGCGAACACGCGTCGACGTTCGAATTCTGCGAAAACGGCGTCAAGGCCGTGGCCGCCGAATCGACGAGCAAGCGCGTGCGCCCGGAGTTCTTCCAGGAGCACACCGTCACGCAGCTGATGGAACAGTCGGACTATGCGCTGGAACAACATGGCCGCCTGACGGACCCCATGGTGTACGACGCCGCCAGCGACAAATACCAGGCCATTGCCTGGGACGATGCCTTTGCCCTGGTGGCGCACCACCTGCACGCGCTGGACGACCCCAACCAGGCTGCCTTCTACACATCGGGCCGCGCCAGCAACGAGGCGGCCTTTTTGTATCAGCTGTTCGTGCGCGCCTACGGCACGAATAACTTCCCCGATTGCTCCAACCTGTGCCACGAAGCGACGAGCCGCGGCTTGCCGGAAACGGTGGGCATCGGCAAGGGCACGGTGCTGCTCGACGATTTCGAGCATGCGGACACCCTGCTGCTGTTCGGCCAGAACCCGGCCACCAACCACCCGCGCATGCTGGGCGAGCTGCGCGAAGCGTCGCGCCGCGGCGCCGTCATCGTCTCGATCAATCCGCTGCACGAGCGGGGCCTGGAGCGCTTCACGAGCCCGCAGCATCCGCTGGAAATGCTGACGGGCGGCAGCACGAACATTTGCTCGCTGTTCATCTGCCCCACCCTGGGCGGCGACTTCGCGCTGATCAAGGCCATGGCCAAGCGCGTGATCGAGCTCGATGACGCCGCCGTCGCCCACGGCCAGGAGCGCGTGCTCGACTGCGCTTTCATCGCCGAGCACACGAGCGGCTTCGACGCCTTTGCCGCCGACCTGCGCGCCGAAAGCTGGGACTTGCTGCTGGCCGAATCGGGCGTGGCGCGCGACAAGATCGAGGAATTGACGCAGATCTATGTGAAGGGCAAGGCCGTCATCGCCACCTGGGGCATGGGCGTGACGCAGCACAAGAATTCGCTGGCCACCGTGCAAATCCTGTCGAACTTGATGATGATGCGCGGCAATATCGGCAAGCGCGGCGCGGGACTGTGCCCCGTGCGCGGCCATTCGAACGTGCAGGGCAACCGCACCATGGGCATCGAGGAACAGCCGACCAAGGAATTCCTCGACCGCCTGGGCCTCGTCTTCAACTTCGAGCCGCCGCGCCACCACGGCTACGACGCTGTCGGCACCATCGAGGCCATGCTGGAGAAAAAGGTGAAAGTGTTCGTCGCCCTGGGCGGCAATTTCTCGATGGCCACACCGGACACGCCGCGCACCTGGGATGCGCTGCGCTCGTGCGACCTGACCGTGCACATCGCCACCAAGCTCAACCGCAGCCACCTCGTGCACGGCAAGGATGCGCTGATCCTGCCCACCCTGGGCCGCACGGAAATCGACGTGCAGGCGGGCGTGGCGCAGGGCGTGACGGTGGAAGATTCGATGAGCATGGTGCACATCTCGTTCGGCATGAACCAGCCCGCCTCGCCCAATTTGCGCTCGGAAATCGCCATCGTGGCCGGCATGGCGCAAGCGACCCTGGGCAGCGCGAAGATCGACTGGCTGCGCTACTCGGGCAACTATGCGCTGCTGCGCGATTCCATCGAACAGGTCTTCGACGACTTTTTCGACTACAACTTGCGCGTGGCCAAGCCCGGTGGCTTCCACCTGGAAATCGCCTCGCGCGAACGCGTGTGGAAGACGGCCAGCGGCAAGGCGCAATTCCTCGTCAACGCCGTGGAACAGGACACGCCGATCCACCGTGCGCGCCAGCAATATGGCGAGCGCCTGATGGTGCTGATGACCACGCGCTCGCACGACCAGTACAACACGACGATCTACGCCATGGACGACCGCTACCGCGGCGTGTTCGGCCAGCGCCGCGTGGTCTTCATCAACAAGGACGACCTGGCCATGCTGGGCTTTGCGGCCGGCGACTGGGTCGACCTGATCGGCGTGTGGCATGACGGCATAGCACGCCGGGCCGACCGTTTCCTGCTGGTCGAGTACGACATCCCGCGCGGCTGCATCGGCGCCTACTACCCGGAAACCAATCCGCTGGTGCCGCTCGACAGCGTGGGCCACGGCTCGCGCACGCCGACCTTCAAATCCATCCCCGTGCTGCTGGCGCCTTCGGCCGCCATCAGCTGA
- a CDS encoding cytochrome d ubiquinol oxidase subunit II — translation MDMNSQAMLGNAWFGLIGLMLVFYVVTDGFDLGVGILSLFTRREQERNLIFQSIEHVWDANETWLVVVGGALFGAFPGAYATLLEALYIPIMLLVASLILRGASIEFRHAAGNKRLWDLAFGVGSLLAAVAQGVVLGEVITGLQPGWLSGVFTACTAAGVVAGYCLLGSTYLIKKTGGQLEAAARRYATASVLATVAAAIVLSAGTMVFSAIGHERWAQPGVFGVLLSLAAVAASAFIYILWAVHVNGVRGPFRGAIVLFLSSFAGLAISFFPDLVPGKLTIAAAASDEPTLIFMLIGMGSMLPIMIGYNLFQYYVFEGKVVPRKH, via the coding sequence ATGGATATGAATTCTCAAGCCATGCTGGGCAACGCCTGGTTCGGCCTCATCGGCCTGATGCTGGTGTTTTACGTCGTCACGGACGGCTTCGACCTGGGCGTGGGCATCCTCAGCCTGTTCACGCGCCGCGAGCAGGAACGCAACCTGATCTTCCAGTCGATCGAACACGTGTGGGACGCCAACGAAACCTGGCTGGTGGTGGTGGGCGGCGCCCTGTTCGGCGCCTTTCCCGGCGCCTACGCCACCTTGCTCGAGGCACTGTACATCCCCATCATGCTGCTGGTCGCCAGCCTGATCCTGCGCGGCGCCTCAATCGAATTTCGCCATGCGGCCGGCAACAAGCGGCTGTGGGACCTCGCCTTTGGCGTGGGCAGCCTGCTGGCGGCCGTGGCGCAGGGCGTGGTGCTGGGCGAGGTCATCACGGGCTTGCAGCCGGGCTGGCTGAGCGGCGTCTTCACGGCGTGCACGGCGGCGGGCGTGGTGGCCGGCTATTGCCTGCTGGGCAGCACGTATCTGATCAAGAAGACGGGCGGCCAGCTGGAAGCGGCGGCGCGCCGCTACGCGACGGCCAGCGTGCTGGCCACGGTGGCGGCGGCCATCGTGCTGTCGGCCGGCACCATGGTCTTCAGCGCCATCGGCCATGAACGCTGGGCGCAGCCGGGCGTGTTCGGCGTGCTGCTGTCGCTGGCCGCCGTCGCCGCCAGCGCCTTTATTTACATCCTGTGGGCCGTGCACGTGAATGGCGTGCGCGGGCCGTTCCGCGGCGCCATCGTGCTGTTCCTGTCTTCGTTCGCGGGCCTGGCCATCAGCTTCTTCCCCGACCTGGTGCCGGGCAAGCTGACGATTGCCGCGGCCGCGTCCGATGAACCGACCCTGATCTTCATGCTGATCGGCATGGGTTCCATGTTGCCGATCATGATCGGCTACAACCTGTTCCAATACTACGTCTTCGAGGGCAAAGTCGTGCCCCGCAAGCATTGA
- a CDS encoding bestrophin family protein, translated as MIIRPTTNWFRMLFVWDGSVLQTIIPQLLLMLVISSLALLTDGRIFGVKIPLDTAPFPMVGISLAIFLGFRNNASYARFAEARHIWGQLLIAARALASQAITYLPRQTSGLDHELLLNRMIAFVYALKHQLRQTDPQHDLARYLPAEEVLRLQGMQYQPVAVLHAVRAMLHEAVQRQPGQPQLLWMLDTQLNDLAATVAGCERIKNTPIPYPYGVLVHRTVYMYCFLLPLGLVDAIGVATPLISVFVAYTLFALEAIAQQIAEPFGLAPNCLALNAMTRETERSLRELNGDALPPPLRPCPRYQID; from the coding sequence ATGATCATCCGGCCCACCACCAACTGGTTCCGCATGCTGTTCGTCTGGGATGGCTCGGTGCTGCAAACCATCATTCCGCAGTTGCTGCTGATGCTGGTGATCAGTTCGCTTGCCCTGCTGACGGACGGCCGCATCTTCGGCGTCAAGATTCCGCTCGACACGGCGCCCTTTCCCATGGTCGGCATCAGCCTGGCGATCTTCCTCGGCTTTCGCAACAACGCCAGCTATGCGCGCTTCGCCGAGGCGCGGCATATCTGGGGGCAATTGCTGATCGCCGCGCGGGCCCTCGCTTCGCAGGCGATCACGTATCTGCCACGGCAAACGAGCGGTCTCGACCACGAGTTGCTGCTGAACCGGATGATCGCCTTCGTCTACGCGCTCAAGCACCAGCTGCGCCAGACGGACCCGCAGCACGACCTGGCGCGCTACCTGCCGGCCGAGGAAGTACTGCGCCTGCAAGGCATGCAATACCAGCCCGTCGCCGTGCTGCATGCGGTGCGCGCCATGCTGCACGAGGCCGTGCAGCGCCAGCCGGGCCAACCGCAGCTGCTGTGGATGCTCGACACCCAGCTCAACGACCTGGCCGCCACCGTGGCCGGCTGCGAGCGCATCAAGAACACGCCGATACCGTATCCGTATGGCGTGCTGGTGCACCGCACCGTGTACATGTATTGTTTCTTGCTGCCGCTGGGCCTGGTGGACGCCATCGGCGTGGCCACGCCCCTCATTTCCGTCTTTGTCGCCTACACCCTGTTTGCGCTGGAAGCCATCGCGCAGCAGATCGCCGAACCGTTCGGCCTGGCGCCCAACTGCCTGGCCCTCAACGCCATGACGCGCGAAACGGAACGCTCCTTGCGGGAACTCAACGGCGACGCCCTGCCGCCGCCGCTGCGGCCCTGCCCACGCTATCAGATCGATTAA
- the fdhD gene encoding formate dehydrogenase accessory sulfurtransferase FdhD, with the protein MECDISTTERDGYLEVPIVRHQGGAATAGRDVVAEEYPVALVYNGIAHAVMMATPRDLEEFAVGFTLTEGIVGSVRDIYDLDVCCGEDSAEVRLTIAQPDLIKLKGRRRALAGRTGCGVCGIESLALLDLVPEKITRPLPPLVASSAIIGRAARELLPCQELMHKTGGVHAAAWCTAEGAIVKVFEDVGRHNGLDKLIGYLALHRIAMHDGFVFLSSRASYELVRKSARMHIPLVATISAPTSLAIRIARQAGMQLASFCRRDGFVEYTAGDGENSGQHAP; encoded by the coding sequence ATGGAATGCGACATCAGCACCACCGAGCGCGACGGTTACCTGGAAGTGCCCATCGTGCGCCATCAGGGCGGCGCGGCCACGGCCGGCCGCGACGTGGTGGCCGAGGAATATCCCGTGGCCCTCGTCTACAACGGCATCGCCCACGCGGTGATGATGGCGACGCCGCGCGACCTCGAGGAATTCGCCGTCGGTTTTACTTTGACCGAAGGCATCGTCGGCAGCGTGCGCGACATCTACGACCTCGATGTGTGTTGCGGCGAGGACAGCGCGGAAGTGCGGCTGACCATCGCGCAGCCGGATTTGATCAAGCTCAAGGGACGCCGCCGCGCACTGGCCGGGCGCACCGGTTGCGGCGTGTGCGGCATCGAAAGCCTGGCCCTGCTGGACCTGGTGCCGGAAAAGATCACGCGGCCCCTGCCGCCGCTGGTCGCCAGCAGCGCCATCATCGGGCGCGCCGCGCGCGAGCTGCTGCCCTGCCAGGAGCTGATGCACAAGACGGGCGGCGTGCATGCGGCCGCCTGGTGCACGGCCGAGGGCGCCATCGTGAAGGTGTTCGAGGACGTGGGCCGGCATAACGGCCTGGACAAGCTGATCGGTTACCTGGCCCTGCACCGCATCGCCATGCATGACGGCTTCGTTTTCCTGTCGAGCCGCGCCAGCTATGAACTGGTGCGCAAGTCGGCGCGCATGCATATCCCGCTCGTCGCCACCATCTCGGCGCCCACCTCGCTGGCCATCCGCATCGCGCGCCAGGCCGGCATGCAGCTGGCCAGTTTTTGCCGCCGCGACGGCTTTGTCGAGTACACGGCGGGCGACGGGGAAAATAGCGGCCAGCATGCACCTTGA